In Phormidium ambiguum IAM M-71, one genomic interval encodes:
- a CDS encoding HAD family hydrolase, which yields MVDIRCKEVTFTGIQGIIFDKDGTLENSEEFLRSLAQKRSRLIDAQIPGVGDPLLMAFGVEGNKIDPAGLMAVGSRRENEIAAAAYIAETGKGWMEALAIARRAFTEADRYFQNAAPSPLFVGSLEILQLLSQANLKLGILSADTTAKVQAFVQRYQLTNYIQLAMGVDEGPSKPDPILFWQACEKLGIEPHATLMVGDATSDIEMARQAGAAGCIGICWGNAKATHLAIADVTIGQLEEIEIINP from the coding sequence GTGGTGGATATTCGTTGTAAAGAAGTAACTTTTACTGGGATTCAGGGAATTATTTTTGATAAAGATGGTACTTTAGAGAATTCTGAAGAGTTTTTGCGAAGTTTAGCGCAAAAGCGATCGCGTTTAATTGATGCTCAAATTCCGGGGGTTGGCGATCCGCTATTGATGGCGTTTGGGGTGGAGGGAAATAAAATCGATCCGGCTGGTTTAATGGCGGTGGGGAGTCGCCGGGAAAATGAAATTGCGGCGGCGGCTTATATTGCGGAAACTGGGAAGGGGTGGATGGAAGCTTTGGCGATCGCACGGCGCGCTTTTACAGAAGCCGATCGATACTTCCAAAATGCTGCACCTTCACCTCTATTTGTCGGTAGTTTAGAAATTTTGCAACTACTTTCCCAAGCTAACTTAAAATTAGGAATTCTTTCAGCTGACACAACAGCAAAAGTCCAAGCATTTGTCCAAAGATATCAGCTAACTAATTATATTCAATTAGCAATGGGAGTAGATGAAGGCCCTAGTAAACCAGATCCGATTTTATTTTGGCAAGCTTGTGAAAAATTGGGAATAGAACCTCATGCTACTTTAATGGTAGGTGATGCTACCAGCGATATTGAAATGGCACGTCAAGCTGGGGCGGCTGGTTGTATTGGTATTTGTTGGGGAAACGCCAAAGCTACTCATTTAGCAATAGCAGATGTCACTATTGGACAATTGGAAGAAATAGAAATTATCAATCCCTAA
- a CDS encoding glycosyltransferase family 4 protein produces MRIAQVAPLWESVPPPAYGGIELVVGLLCNELVKRGHEVTLFASGDSISLAKLEWVHPRALRLDNTVKEYNIYEMLHLSRVYEKAADFDVIHSHMGCAALPFANLVKTPTIHTLHGIFTPDNEKLFSHARRQPFVSISDAQRETRLNLNCVATVYNGIDVSTYNFYEKPQDPPYLAFLGRISPEKGTHLAIEIAKRSGWQLKIAGKVDVVDRLYFEQEIKPHIDGEQIQFLGEANHAQKSKLMGNAAVTLFPITWREPFGLVMIESMVTGTPVIAMNLGSTSEIIAHGKTGFLCDSVEECVAAIELATQLDRYTCRQHVIDNFSVQKMTSGYEAVYQKILTEKFAQNGHYHSVKKVEFV; encoded by the coding sequence ATGCGAATTGCCCAAGTAGCACCATTATGGGAAAGTGTGCCACCTCCAGCTTACGGAGGGATTGAGTTAGTTGTTGGATTACTTTGCAATGAACTAGTCAAACGAGGACATGAAGTTACTTTGTTTGCTTCGGGGGATTCTATTAGTTTAGCCAAATTAGAGTGGGTTCATCCTCGTGCCTTGCGCTTAGATAATACGGTCAAGGAATATAACATATATGAGATGTTGCATCTGAGTCGAGTCTATGAAAAAGCTGCCGATTTTGATGTAATTCACTCACACATGGGTTGTGCGGCTTTACCTTTTGCCAATTTAGTAAAAACCCCAACAATTCATACTTTACATGGAATTTTTACACCTGATAATGAGAAATTATTTTCTCACGCTAGACGGCAACCTTTTGTGAGTATTTCTGATGCTCAAAGAGAAACTCGCTTAAATCTTAACTGTGTGGCAACAGTTTATAATGGCATTGATGTTAGTACTTATAATTTCTACGAAAAACCTCAAGATCCGCCATATTTAGCGTTTTTGGGGCGGATTTCGCCTGAGAAAGGAACACATTTAGCCATTGAAATTGCTAAGCGTTCTGGTTGGCAATTAAAGATTGCTGGTAAGGTGGATGTAGTCGATCGCCTCTACTTTGAGCAAGAAATTAAACCCCATATTGATGGCGAACAAATTCAGTTTCTTGGTGAAGCTAATCACGCTCAAAAAAGTAAATTAATGGGTAATGCTGCCGTCACACTTTTTCCGATTACCTGGCGAGAACCTTTTGGATTAGTAATGATTGAATCAATGGTAACAGGAACACCTGTGATCGCTATGAATTTGGGTTCAACGTCGGAAATTATTGCTCATGGCAAGACAGGTTTTTTGTGTGATAGTGTCGAAGAATGCGTAGCAGCAATTGAGCTAGCAACTCAACTCGATCGCTACACTTGTCGTCAGCACGTAATTGACAATTTTAGTGTCCAGAAAATGACTTCTGGTTACGAAGCAGTTTATCAAAAGATTTTGACAGAAAAATTTGCTCAAAATGGACATTATCACTCGGTTAAAAAAGTGGAATTTGTCTAA
- a CDS encoding glycosyltransferase, translating to MSHHNRQPIALISISADPAAEVVKQEVGGQNVYVRNVAEVLAKLGWQVDMFTRKIHPDEPTIVQHSPYCRTIRLTAGPEEFIPKNDLFEYLPEFLEAFLKFQNKEGTNYPLVHTNYWLSGCVGLQLKELRNIQLVHTHHSLGVIKYQAAGYQPPIGTTRLAMEKQILEQANCVVATSPQEQEALRKLVSETGDVKVISGGADISNFRLLSKAEARLKLGFDQKEQIVLYVGRFDPRKGVETLLQACANCQAKNQGSFRLLIAGGEDPHSESDREEERIKLLAQELELTEKILFTGRLNHDILPFYYAAADVCVVPSYYEPFGLVAIEAMACGTPVIASNVGGLKFTVIPEETGLLVPPHDVSGFACAIDRVLTDDVWAKKMRKQASIRVRQNFSWTWVGGQLSDLYRCLLARSIMNEQLWHSHLPTRWSTNVPQSEVSQTISAKSLGKVS from the coding sequence ATGTCACATCATAACAGACAACCAATCGCATTAATTTCTATTAGTGCCGATCCAGCAGCAGAAGTTGTTAAACAGGAAGTTGGTGGGCAGAATGTTTATGTGCGAAATGTAGCCGAAGTATTAGCTAAATTGGGTTGGCAAGTAGATATGTTTACCCGGAAAATCCATCCCGACGAGCCAACAATTGTGCAACATTCGCCTTACTGCCGCACAATTCGCTTGACAGCAGGGCCAGAAGAATTTATCCCCAAAAATGACTTGTTTGAGTATTTACCAGAATTTTTGGAAGCTTTTCTCAAATTCCAAAATAAAGAAGGTACAAATTATCCTTTAGTGCATACAAACTACTGGCTTTCTGGATGCGTAGGCTTGCAATTAAAAGAATTACGTAATATTCAATTGGTACACACTCATCATTCTTTAGGAGTTATAAAATATCAAGCGGCAGGTTATCAACCTCCAATTGGTACAACTAGATTAGCAATGGAAAAACAAATTTTAGAACAAGCAAATTGTGTAGTTGCTACTAGTCCGCAAGAGCAAGAAGCTTTGCGAAAATTAGTGTCAGAAACTGGAGACGTAAAAGTTATATCTGGTGGTGCTGATATTAGTAATTTTCGGTTATTATCGAAAGCAGAAGCTAGATTAAAATTAGGATTTGACCAAAAAGAACAGATAGTTTTGTATGTTGGTAGATTCGATCCTCGTAAAGGTGTAGAAACTTTGCTACAAGCTTGTGCGAATTGTCAAGCAAAAAATCAGGGAAGTTTTCGGTTATTAATTGCTGGGGGAGAAGATCCGCATTCAGAAAGCGATCGGGAAGAAGAAAGAATTAAACTGTTAGCGCAAGAATTAGAATTGACAGAAAAGATCTTATTTACAGGGCGGTTGAATCATGATATTCTACCTTTCTATTATGCTGCCGCTGACGTTTGTGTAGTTCCCAGCTATTATGAACCGTTCGGCTTAGTGGCAATAGAAGCTATGGCTTGCGGTACTCCGGTAATCGCTTCTAATGTCGGTGGGTTAAAATTTACTGTCATTCCTGAAGAAACAGGTTTGTTAGTGCCACCTCATGATGTTTCTGGTTTTGCTTGTGCGATCGATCGCGTTTTAACCGATGATGTTTGGGCTAAGAAAATGCGGAAACAAGCTTCAATTAGAGTCAGACAAAACTTTAGTTGGACATGGGTAGGCGGACAATTAAGCGATCTCTATCGTTGCTTGTTGGCCAGGTCAATTATGAATGAACAATTGTGGCATTCTCATTTACCTACTCGTTGGTCAACTAATGTGCCTCAATCAGAAGTTTCCCAGACAATATCAGCAAAGAGTTTAGGAAAAGTCTCCTAA